One window from the genome of Vidua chalybeata isolate OUT-0048 chromosome 3, bVidCha1 merged haplotype, whole genome shotgun sequence encodes:
- the GAREM2 gene encoding LOW QUALITY PROTEIN: GRB2-associated and regulator of MAPK protein 2 (The sequence of the model RefSeq protein was modified relative to this genomic sequence to represent the inferred CDS: inserted 1 base in 1 codon) codes for MEKLAAGLARLRWSPAALPLDAIVSQCRLPTLVCLGQGERVEGVTAQDVLLVHSCRQWTTVTAHSLEEGHYVIGPKIDIPLQYPGKFKLLDQDRDVREPVQYFNSVEEVASIFPDRIFVMEAITFSVKVVSGEFSEDSEVYNFTLNAGDELTLMGQAEILCAKTVKEKSRFNTLLRKLGKAAPAAGARQVKGKMPCLICMNHRTNESLSLPFQCKGRFSTRSPLELRLQEGEHTIRSIIEKVRLPVNVAVPSRPARNPYDLHAIREGHCYKLVSIISKTVVLCCILRREELVPFHFLLLTDMPRFQLPEGLLAGDPQLEKLLRDSAAYCHDRFNPDEYSRAVREAKPDFLEECASPRRLRLCLPACAREELSQPLQRLSLCACGSGGPREPPARCQGPRGLGGGTPRPPLPDFPDPEREYMTPDWAEPEFRTQEPLEIPYEELWSNPSPEGCCELGSSGGRPDLVSFGAVTPLGSPHRPGDEPRGDTPPPVPPKSEAVKEECRLLNAXPVPPRGSRPPAPCSPPAPLRCPKLAPAPSPSPSLSYYSSGLHDGSAPRSGSASPSPDAYSLYCYPCTWADCKAAEPPGRPLPPAQPAPGSWSDPWAFPEPGAGAGSGCSTPLLGAEPPLKPFRSCPRLKPPHPQKRFAPFGALNPFAGPAEWPESPEWSKAPSAPAAPSSSSSPEPFAPAEEPAAPPRPPKGLDGDGIVIRGAAPLSPAVLRGAEGVTRLYLAQGVIEVPPAARGDGAAPPAAPRPSGDGPAWLPPADLSALSLEEVSKCLRFIGLSEDVVSFFARERIDGSIFVQLSEEILADDFRLTKLQVKKIMQFIKGWRPKI; via the exons GTGAGCGCGTGGAGGGGGTGACAGCCCAGGACGTGCTCCTGGTCCACTCGTGCCGCCAGTGGACGACGGTGACGGCCCACAGCCTGGAGGAGGGACACTACGTCATCGGGCCCAAAATCGACATCCCGCTCCAGTACccag GGAAATTCAAGCTGCTGGACCAGGACCGGGACGTGCGCGAGCCCGTGCAGTACTTCAACAGCGTGGAGGAGGTGGCCAGCATCTTCCCAGACCGCATCTTCGTCATGGAGGCCATCACCTTCAGCGTGAAG GTGGTGTCGGGGGAGTTCAGCGAGGACAGCGAGGTTTACAACTTCACGCTGAACGCGGGGGACGAGCTGACGCTGATGGGGCAAGCGGAGATCCTGTGCGCCAAGACGGTGAAGGAGAAGTCGCGTTTCAACACCCTCCTGCGCAAGCTGGGCAAggcggcgccggcggcgggggcgcggcAGGTGAAGGGCAAGATGCCGTGTCTGATCTGCATGAACCACCGCACCAACGAGAGCCTGAGCCTGCCCTTCCAGTGCAAGGGCCGCTTCAGCACGCGCAGCCCGCTGGAGCTGCGGCTGCAGGAGGGCGAGCACACCATCCGCAGCATCATCGAGAAGGTGCGGCTGCCCGTCAACGTGGCCGTGCCCAGCCGGCCCGCCCGCAACCCCTACGACCTGCACGCCATCCGCGAGGGCCACTGCTACAAGCTGGTCAGCATCATCTCCAAGACGGTGGTGCTGTGCTGCATCCTGCGCCGGGAGGAGCTGGTGCCCTTCCACTTCTTGCTGCTGACCGACATGCCCCGCTTCCAGCTGCCCGAGGGGCTGCTGGCCGGGGACCCgcagctggagaagctgctgcgGGACAGCGCCGCGTATTGCCACGACCGCTTCAACCCCGACGAGTACTCGCGGGCCGTGCGAGAGGCCAAGCCGGACTTCCTGGAGGAATGTGCGAGCCCGCGGCGCCTGCGGCTCTGCCTGCCCGCCTGCGCCCGCGAGGAGCTCAGCCAGCCCCTGCAGCGCCTCTCGCTCTGTGCCTGCGGCTCCGGGGGTccccgggagccccccgcccgctgCCAGGGACCGCGGGGCCTCGGCGGGGGCACCCCGCGCCCGCCGCTGCCCGATTTCCCCGACCCCGAGCGGGAGTACATGACGCCCGACTGGGCCGAGCCCGAGTTCAGGACTCAGGAGCCGCTGGAGATCCCCTACGAGGAGCTGTGGAGCAATCCCAGCCCGGAGGGCTGCTGCGAGCTGGGCAGCAGCGGCGGCCGGCCCGACCTCGTGTCCTTCGGGGCTGTCACCCCGCTGGGCTCCCCGCACCGCCCCGGGGACGAGCCCCGCGGGGACACCCCGCCCCCTGTGCCACCCAAATCGGAGGCG GTGAAGGAGGAGTGCCGGCTGCTGAACG CCCCGGTGCCGCCCCGGGGCagccgccccccggccccctgcagccccccggccccccTGCGCTGCCCGAAGCTGGCGCCAGCGCCTtcacccagccccagcctctcctACTACTCCTCGGGGCTCCACGACGG GTCGGCCCCGCGGAGCGGCAGCGCCTCGCCCTCGCCCGACGCCTACTCGCTGTACTGCTACCCCTGCACCTGGGCCGACTGCAAGGCCGCCGAGCCCCCCGGGCGGCCGCTGCCCCCGGCCCAGCCCGCGCCCGGCTCCTGGTCCGACCCCTGGGCGTTCCCCGAGCCGGGCGCCGGGGCGGGCAGCGGCTGCTCCACGCCGCTGCTGGGGGCCGAGCCCCCGCTGAAGCCCTTCCGCAGCTGCCCCCGCCTCAAGCCCCCGCACCCCCAAAAGCGCTTTGCCCCCTTCGGGGCGCTCAACCCCTTCGCCGGCCCGGCGGAGTGGCCGGAGAGTCCCGAGTGGTCCAAAGCGCCTTCGGCCCCGGccgccccctcctcctcctcctcgccggAGCCCTTCGCCCCCGCCGAGGAGCCGGCGGCTCCGCCTCGACCCCCTAAGGGCTTGGACGGGGACGGCATCGTCATCCGGGGGGcggccccgctgtcccccgccGTCCTGCGCGGGGCCGAGGGCGTCACCCGCCTGTACCTGGCCCAGGGGGTCATCGAGGTGCcgccggcggcgcggggcgaTGGGGCAGCCCCTCCGGCCGCCCCCCGGCCCAGCGGGGACGGCCCGGCCTGGCTGCCCCCCGCCGACCTGTCGGCGCTGTCGCTGGAGGAGGTGTCCAAGTGCCTGCGCTTCATCGGCCTCTCCGAGGACGTCGTGAGCTTCTTCGCCCGCGAGAGAATCGACGGCAGCATCTTCGTGCAGCTCAGCGAGGAGATCCTGGCCGACGACTTCCGCCTCACCAAGCTCCAGGTGAAGAAGATCATGCAGTTCATCAAGGGCTGGCGCCCCAAGATCTAG